The proteins below come from a single Aegilops tauschii subsp. strangulata cultivar AL8/78 chromosome 6, Aet v6.0, whole genome shotgun sequence genomic window:
- the LOC141026207 gene encoding protein FAR1-RELATED SEQUENCE 5-like has protein sequence MRCYKARRNKKGKGDAPVALERKRGIIVKTECPVRCKLNVDGAQWVVTEYFDEHNHELIKKFDLVKFLTAHRGFTPLEKKFIKLLHDCNVGPSRMVQILSLIHSKNGSLSSMPYLPADVTNLKAKYRRESKLADIEATIAYFDEKAKEDQDFFYRIRLDDEDRVRNMH, from the coding sequence ATGAGGTGCTATAAGGCACGAAGAAACAAGAAGGGCAAAGGTGATGCACCTGTCGCTCTGGAACGAAAGAGAGGTATCATTGTCAAGACGGAATGCCCTGTCCGGTGTAAGCTGAACGTAGATGGAGCACAGTGGGTGGTCACTGAATATTTTGATGAGCACAACCACGAGCTAATAAAGAAGTTTGACCTGGTAAAATTTCTGACCGCCCACAGAGGATTCACCCCCCTCGAGAAGAAATTCATAAAGCTGCTACATGATTGTAACGTCGGTCCATCAAGAATGGTGCAGATACTCTCCCTCATCCACAGCAAAAACGGGTCTCTGAGTAGCATGCCCTACCTACCAGCAGACGTCACAAACCTAAAGGCAAAGTACCGTAGAGAAAGCAAGTTGGCTGACATAGAAGCCACGATAGCCTACTTCGATGAGAAAGCGAAAGAAGATCAAGATTTCTTCTACAGGATAAGATTGGACGATGAGGACCGTGTCAGGAACATGCATTAG
- the LOC109773979 gene encoding protein FAR1-RELATED SEQUENCE 5-like produces MGGLAPMNIITDQDFSMRAGIEEVFPLAVHRHCRWHIIKKAEETLGPFFADRPDLHKAFELCVDHSLMVEEFERSWMAMIETYQVQDHETLASLWEKRMYWVPAYFMQCFFPFLHTTYRSEGFNAVLKRYVSPGNSLLQFAKQYTALQQKILGSELQQEANTALKQPKLLSIYQWRGR; encoded by the coding sequence ATGGGTGGACTTGCTCCGATGAACATAATAACAGACCAGGATTTTAGCATGCGTGCAGGCATAGAGGAGGTCTTTCCGTTAGCAGTGCACAGGCACTGTAGGTGGCACATTATAAAGAAGGCTGAGGAGACACTAGGACCGTTCTTTGCTGACCGTCCAGACCTGCACAAGGCATTCGAGCTGTGCGTGGACCACAGCTTGATGGTGGAGGAGTTTGAAAGGAGCTGGATGGCTATGATTGAAACATATCAAGTCCAAGACCACGAGACGCTTGCTAGCTTGTGGGAGAAGCGAATGTACTGGGTGCCGGCCTACTTCATGCAGTGCTTCTTCCCGTTTCTGCATACTACATATCGCAGTGAGGGGTTCAATGCTGTTTTGAAGCGGTACGTGAGCCCTGGCAACTCATTACTACAGTTTGCCAAGCAGTACACCGCTTTGCAACAAAAAATACTGGGATCCGAGCTACAGCAAGAAGCAAACACCGCGCTCAAGCAGCCAAAATTGCTAAGTATTTACCAATGGAGAGGCAGATGA
- the LOC109773983 gene encoding uncharacterized protein has product MATASASRPSGHVLLSPFPNYQSASLTRVKLSAGGSPVKFVSVSSPPSSPVGGAAKIRRSCMCSPTNHPGSFRCSLHKERKQEAAPAGSSCSKPVSPPSPPPIGSGCSRRMVNVLAQRVPMGSGHWARKALAPSHALQQLQQRKRADRFRAGPSRLSAASMAGGRAGGSNQ; this is encoded by the coding sequence ATGGCGACGGCGTCTGCGAGTCGGCCCAGCGGCCATGTCCTTTTGAGTCCCTTTCCCAACTACCAATCCGCCTCGCTCACCCGTGTCAAGCTCTCCGCCGGCGGCTCGCCGGTGAAGTTTGTCAGCGTCTCGTCTCCTCCATCCTCTCCCGTGGGCGGCGCCGCCAAGATCCGTCGGTCCTGTATGTGCTCCCCGACGAACCACCCGGGCTCGTTCCGTTGCAGCCTCCACAAGGAGCGCAAGCAGGAGGCGGCCCCCGCCGGGAGCAGCTGCAGCAAGCCCGTCTCCCCGCCTTCGCCGCCGCCCATCGGCAGCGGCTGCTCTAGGCGCATGGTAAACGTGCTAGCGCAACGCGTCCCCATGGGGAGCGGGCACTGGGCACGCAAGGCGCTCGCTCCGTCTCACGCGCTGCAGCAGCTTCAGCAGAGGAAGCGCGCCGACCGGTTTCGAGCCGGGCCCAGCCGGCTCTCCGCCGCATCCATGGCCGGAGGCCGCGCAGGCGGCAGCAACCAGTAA